One stretch of Paenibacillus sp. AN1007 DNA includes these proteins:
- a CDS encoding multidrug efflux SMR transporter, translated as MVEWVYLVLAIIFEVAGTTSMKLSNGFTKLIPSILLIVFYLGSLSFLTLTLKKIDVSVAYAVWSGMGIVFISCIGLLYFNERFSFVKFIAIILIIVGVVTLNLTKDQQTNSQEEAKYSSEIN; from the coding sequence ATTGTCGAGTGGGTCTATTTAGTATTGGCAATTATATTTGAAGTAGCCGGGACCACAAGTATGAAACTTTCCAATGGTTTCACCAAACTTATCCCCAGCATACTTCTGATTGTATTTTACTTAGGAAGTTTGTCCTTTCTTACATTAACTCTAAAAAAAATCGATGTTTCCGTTGCTTATGCAGTATGGTCAGGAATGGGAATCGTCTTTATCTCTTGCATTGGTCTTTTATATTTTAACGAACGCTTCTCTTTTGTGAAGTTTATTGCAATTATTTTAATTATTGTTGGTGTAGTTACATTAAATCTTACCAAAGATCAGCAAACTAATAGCCAAGAAGAGGCTAAGTATAGTAGTGAAATTAATTGA
- a CDS encoding class I SAM-dependent methyltransferase has product MLNKLELLFRMVWYKMTNKHANNTKDYDKASGDYDSFFSKIMGEHSIHLLDKINITPGQDILELACGTGYITNEIAQRLQGKGSITTVDLSNGMLEVARSKLLNYPSLKVNLQLNDMMTFLKQTPSSSFDTVVCGWAICYTNPVLFMREVKRVLKPEGKVGIIETRVDSEKVLMDAFEKVLSLNPSYLQRYIKVELPQNPTVLNKWFLRGNLQTLHSWEGEQPIPCQSSDDAMEWVLRSGAAAGFLDVIDREKEDEILDQIKKQLDHVLHLEKKLDLSHTFVAGIARKEIS; this is encoded by the coding sequence ATGCTTAATAAACTCGAATTGCTCTTTCGTATGGTTTGGTACAAAATGACCAACAAACACGCAAATAACACAAAAGATTATGATAAAGCAAGCGGAGATTACGATTCTTTTTTCTCTAAAATTATGGGAGAGCATTCAATTCATTTACTAGATAAAATAAACATTACTCCTGGTCAAGATATTCTAGAACTAGCTTGTGGTACCGGTTATATCACTAACGAGATTGCTCAGAGGCTCCAGGGTAAGGGATCAATTACTACAGTGGACCTTTCCAATGGCATGCTTGAGGTTGCTCGCTCGAAATTATTAAACTACCCTTCTCTAAAAGTTAATCTGCAGCTGAATGATATGATGACCTTCCTTAAACAGACACCCAGTTCCAGCTTTGATACTGTAGTCTGTGGTTGGGCCATCTGTTATACCAATCCTGTACTTTTTATGAGAGAAGTAAAGCGTGTATTAAAACCAGAAGGAAAGGTAGGAATAATAGAGACACGAGTTGATTCTGAGAAGGTACTTATGGATGCATTCGAGAAAGTTTTAAGTTTAAACCCTTCTTACCTGCAGCGCTATATTAAGGTAGAACTACCGCAGAATCCTACAGTATTAAACAAATGGTTTTTACGAGGAAATTTACAGACGTTACATTCATGGGAAGGAGAGCAGCCTATACCGTGCCAATCATCGGACGATGCTATGGAGTGGGTCTTACGTTCAGGTGCAGCAGCAGGTTTTTTAGATGTCATCGATCGAGAGAAAGAAGATGAAATTTTGGATCAAATTAAGAAACAGCTCGATCACGTGCTGCATTTAGAGAAAAAGCTCGATTTGTCCCATACCTTTGTTGCAGGCATTGCTCGAAAGGAAATCTCTTAA
- a CDS encoding histidine kinase, with amino-acid sequence MPIHHKTMLLIGFLMLISFAFYVSVMQYVLNIYDRQIYEKSSQVLNMSSVGIENKLRELSNLSFKVMSDEPLQQYLLQLEKSETGYERNGLRKKITNRLVAYAGSEKYVYSMIFIDNDNNVMAAGNREGISAEKQKELISLGEQYAGSNVWQASGDQQARLMSVRQVKSFTGGAFTLEKLGTLIIRVRLDRIVQDQMQEPAEDSQLLIIDGTEVIYPTESTVSRSEIAEELKRTQPYGIATLEQGKFFVARANSSYTSWNYLYTTPFDQMFKQIQFVKQLVMAIFIMIFLVALMFGAKFSRSITHPIARLIKKMRNIEKGDLDKLEEAALGSVPVSPQNEVGLLHRTFKMMLQRIRELIDENYAKQLVIRETELKALQAQINPHFLYNTLESINWLAKVQKQHQISEMVEALGFLLRSSVNMSEKWITLERELDIVRSYVTIQRTRFEERLDFDMHIAPEAGTARIPKLTLQPLVENAIHYALEPSIEPCQIRIRARAEGEYIRIEVEDNGPGMTSEFMERLQEGQIQTRGQGIGLTNIQERLRLTFGDEGIMSISSKPGSGTVVSISIPWIREDDDDVQSDARR; translated from the coding sequence ATGCCCATCCATCACAAAACGATGCTGCTGATTGGCTTTTTGATGTTAATCAGCTTTGCTTTCTATGTATCTGTCATGCAGTACGTATTGAATATCTATGACCGCCAGATCTATGAGAAGTCATCACAGGTGCTCAACATGTCTTCCGTCGGAATTGAAAACAAGCTGCGCGAGTTATCCAATTTATCTTTCAAAGTGATGTCGGATGAGCCGCTGCAGCAATATTTGCTGCAGCTGGAGAAGTCCGAAACGGGGTATGAGCGTAACGGTCTGCGCAAAAAAATTACCAATCGCCTCGTGGCCTACGCGGGTTCCGAGAAATACGTGTACTCCATGATTTTTATCGACAACGATAACAATGTGATGGCTGCAGGTAACCGGGAAGGCATCTCTGCGGAGAAGCAAAAGGAATTGATCTCGCTGGGAGAGCAGTATGCCGGATCCAATGTTTGGCAGGCGAGTGGAGATCAGCAGGCCAGATTAATGTCAGTCAGACAGGTAAAGTCTTTCACTGGCGGTGCATTTACGCTGGAGAAGCTGGGCACCCTGATTATCCGTGTGCGGCTGGACCGCATCGTACAGGATCAGATGCAGGAACCGGCTGAGGACTCCCAGCTGCTGATTATTGACGGGACAGAGGTCATCTATCCGACCGAATCCACGGTCAGCAGGTCCGAAATAGCAGAAGAGCTGAAGCGGACGCAGCCTTACGGAATCGCCACGTTAGAACAGGGCAAATTTTTTGTTGCGAGAGCTAACTCCTCGTATACCAGCTGGAATTACTTATACACCACGCCATTCGATCAGATGTTCAAGCAGATTCAGTTTGTCAAACAGCTCGTCATGGCCATTTTTATTATGATTTTCCTGGTCGCTCTAATGTTCGGAGCCAAATTCTCGCGCAGTATCACCCATCCGATCGCCCGTTTGATTAAGAAAATGCGTAATATTGAAAAGGGAGACCTGGATAAACTGGAAGAAGCCGCTCTTGGCAGCGTTCCCGTATCTCCGCAGAACGAAGTGGGACTGCTGCATCGAACCTTCAAGATGATGCTGCAGCGGATTCGAGAGCTGATTGATGAAAATTATGCAAAGCAGCTCGTTATTCGCGAGACGGAATTGAAAGCGCTTCAAGCGCAGATTAATCCGCATTTTTTGTACAATACCCTTGAATCCATCAACTGGCTTGCCAAAGTACAGAAGCAGCATCAAATTTCGGAGATGGTCGAGGCGCTGGGCTTTCTGCTGCGAAGCTCGGTCAATATGTCCGAAAAGTGGATTACACTGGAACGTGAGCTGGATATCGTGCGCAGCTACGTTACCATTCAGCGTACCCGGTTTGAAGAAAGACTTGATTTTGACATGCATATCGCACCTGAGGCTGGAACAGCCAGAATTCCGAAGTTAACGCTGCAGCCGCTTGTAGAGAATGCCATTCATTATGCACTTGAACCGAGTATCGAGCCATGCCAGATTCGAATTCGTGCCAGAGCAGAAGGAGAGTATATCCGGATTGAGGTAGAGGATAACGGGCCGGGCATGACTTCCGAATTTATGGAACGTTTGCAGGAAGGACAGATTCAGACCAGAGGACAGGGCATAGGCCTTACGAACATCCAGGAACGTCTCAGGCTGACCTTTGGTGACGAAGGCATCATGAGCATAAGCAGCAAGCCCGGATCAGGAACTGTAGTATCGATCAGCATACCTTGGATCAGAGAGGACGATGACGATGTACAAAGTGATGCTCGTAGATGA
- a CDS encoding aminotransferase class I/II-fold pyridoxal phosphate-dependent enzyme: MKLIDIGEITLDIFHKCMNWEVVKNMRANDSYPYFKPIQEKMGTTAIVDNQHMIMLGSNDYIGLSSDVRLTQAAAEAMKDYGTSSCGSRFLNGTLPLHLELETELAAFLNRDRAIVFSTGYQTNLGVISAIMGRNDIAIVDRQVHASIVDGLRLSSCKTLRFKHNDMNDLETKLKAAPKDTGKLIIVDGVFSMEGDISNLKTIVALKEQYGARLLVDDAHGVGVLGINGRGTGEYLDVESKIDLITGTFSKSFGSLGGFVAGDEEIVDYILHKGRSMIFSASMTPASTAACLKALEIIRNEPERRDRLHRHTKKMVEGLRDLGFNTGNSQTPIIPIHVGSAMKTFIFWKALMDAGIYTNPVISPAVQEGGEMIRISLMATHTSEQLDESLHIFEDIGRELKLSSGKESIPLLNS; the protein is encoded by the coding sequence GTGAAATTAATTGATATTGGAGAGATTACATTGGATATATTCCATAAATGTATGAACTGGGAAGTAGTAAAGAATATGCGTGCTAATGATTCTTATCCGTATTTTAAACCTATTCAAGAAAAGATGGGTACAACAGCCATTGTTGATAATCAACATATGATTATGCTTGGGTCAAATGACTATATAGGATTATCAAGCGATGTAAGACTTACTCAAGCAGCTGCTGAAGCAATGAAAGATTACGGCACATCATCATGCGGCTCCAGATTCTTAAATGGAACCCTTCCACTGCATTTAGAATTAGAAACTGAGTTAGCAGCATTTTTAAATCGTGATCGAGCTATTGTATTTTCAACAGGATACCAAACAAACCTCGGGGTCATCTCAGCAATCATGGGACGTAACGATATTGCTATCGTTGATCGACAAGTGCATGCCTCAATTGTTGATGGACTCCGCCTCTCCTCTTGTAAAACATTACGATTCAAACATAATGATATGAATGATCTTGAAACGAAACTAAAGGCTGCTCCAAAAGATACAGGTAAACTAATAATAGTTGACGGTGTATTTAGTATGGAGGGGGATATCTCCAATCTTAAAACCATTGTTGCGCTTAAGGAGCAATACGGTGCCAGATTACTTGTAGATGATGCCCATGGAGTCGGAGTTCTTGGTATCAACGGAAGGGGAACAGGAGAGTATCTGGATGTGGAATCCAAGATAGATCTTATAACGGGAACATTCAGCAAGTCTTTTGGTAGTCTGGGAGGTTTTGTGGCTGGTGATGAAGAGATTGTTGATTATATTCTTCACAAGGGAAGAAGCATGATTTTTAGTGCGAGTATGACACCTGCGAGTACTGCTGCATGTCTTAAAGCACTTGAGATTATTAGAAACGAACCTGAACGTCGAGATCGACTTCATAGACATACCAAAAAGATGGTTGAAGGTTTACGAGATTTAGGATTCAATACCGGGAATAGCCAGACGCCCATTATTCCCATACATGTAGGCAGCGCGATGAAAACCTTTATTTTTTGGAAAGCCTTAATGGATGCAGGTATTTATACAAACCCGGTAATTTCTCCAGCGGTCCAAGAAGGCGGAGAAATGATTCGTATTTCTTTAATGGCGACACATACCTCTGAGCAGCTTGATGAATCTTTACATATTTTCGAGGATATAGGGCGGGAATTAAAACTAAGCAGTGGAAAGGAAAGTATTCCTCTACTAAATAGCTAA
- a CDS encoding response regulator codes for MYKVMLVDDERVILEGISQVVDWAAAGTELVETARNGVEALGKIESSKPDIIITDISMPGLDGLGLIEKASEAYPAVRFIMLSGYKEFEYARKAMQYGVKHYLLKPCNENQIHDALIELLQERQDAQVKEHAAGEMKQRLQRVLPHVKEQFLLEYMTNRTYGPMDLEYYQDLFNLELQQKSVRLLLVRIVEEHDYSHLFAIKNIAADMLPDVLLSTTIEGKLLIVLAEPVELQVLQERIEAVRQAFTRLYKLEVTAALSEADQMAQSRRLFREVMQYLNHRFFIGEGKLITKEDVVLAGECDGVYVERDAEQLCQLIKSGNAEEAAAEVHRLFEQLAEQKLDIEVTRAYVVQLYSAMIQVCPPEEAADFTQRMAELTHMDTLPGLKAFVADSATRLTAGYYKNYIIRQSSAVEKMMDIVDRHYGEADLSLSGVAHQMLYMNPDYLGKIFKKVTGENFSNYVNRLRIERACEHIRRGGDVKVFELAELFGFGGNSQYFSQVFKKWTGMTPTEFRRFGI; via the coding sequence ATGTACAAAGTGATGCTCGTAGATGATGAACGTGTCATACTGGAGGGGATTTCTCAGGTCGTTGACTGGGCGGCTGCAGGGACAGAGCTTGTGGAGACGGCCAGAAACGGTGTCGAGGCGCTGGGGAAGATCGAAAGCTCCAAACCGGATATTATCATTACCGATATCTCCATGCCGGGTCTGGATGGGCTGGGTCTGATCGAGAAAGCATCTGAGGCCTATCCCGCTGTGCGATTTATTATGCTGTCCGGCTATAAGGAATTTGAATATGCTCGCAAGGCGATGCAGTATGGGGTGAAGCATTATCTGCTTAAGCCCTGTAATGAAAATCAGATCCACGATGCCTTGATCGAGCTGCTGCAGGAGCGTCAGGATGCACAGGTGAAAGAGCATGCTGCAGGGGAGATGAAGCAGCGGCTGCAGCGAGTACTTCCCCATGTGAAAGAACAGTTTTTGCTGGAGTATATGACCAATCGTACATATGGGCCGATGGATCTGGAATATTATCAGGACCTATTCAATCTGGAGCTGCAGCAGAAAAGCGTTCGGTTACTGCTGGTTCGTATTGTGGAGGAGCATGATTACAGTCATTTGTTTGCGATTAAAAATATAGCGGCTGACATGCTTCCTGACGTTTTGTTAAGCACAACCATTGAAGGCAAGCTCCTGATTGTCCTGGCAGAACCAGTAGAGCTGCAGGTACTGCAGGAGCGAATTGAAGCAGTCCGCCAGGCTTTTACCCGTCTATATAAGCTGGAGGTCACCGCCGCACTTAGTGAAGCCGACCAGATGGCTCAGTCCCGTCGGTTGTTCCGCGAGGTGATGCAGTACTTGAATCATCGTTTTTTCATCGGGGAAGGTAAGCTCATTACCAAAGAGGATGTAGTACTGGCAGGGGAGTGCGACGGTGTGTATGTGGAGCGGGATGCCGAACAGCTGTGCCAGCTGATTAAATCCGGGAATGCGGAGGAGGCTGCCGCTGAAGTGCACCGTCTGTTCGAGCAGCTGGCCGAACAGAAGCTGGATATTGAGGTTACACGCGCGTATGTCGTGCAGCTGTACTCGGCGATGATTCAAGTCTGCCCACCTGAAGAGGCTGCGGATTTCACGCAGCGGATGGCAGAACTGACACATATGGATACACTGCCCGGTTTAAAAGCATTTGTCGCAGACAGTGCCACCCGGTTAACCGCGGGTTATTATAAAAATTACATCATCCGCCAATCTTCGGCAGTGGAGAAGATGATGGACATCGTAGACCGTCATTATGGTGAGGCTGATCTTTCCTTAAGTGGAGTGGCTCATCAGATGTTATATATGAATCCCGATTACCTCGGTAAAATTTTCAAAAAAGTTACTGGCGAAAATTTCTCCAATTACGTTAATCGTCTGCGCATCGAACGGGCTTGTGAACATATCCGCAGAGGCGGGGATGTGAAGGTTTTTGAGCTGGCGGAGCTGTTCGGATTTGGAGGCAATTCGCAATATTTCAGTCAGGTGTTCAAAAAATGGACCGGAATGACACCTACCGAATTCCGCAGATTCGGCATCTAA